One segment of Theobroma cacao cultivar B97-61/B2 chromosome 9, Criollo_cocoa_genome_V2, whole genome shotgun sequence DNA contains the following:
- the LOC18590362 gene encoding 60S acidic ribosomal protein P2B yields MKVIAAYLLAVLGGNANPSADDLKDILGSVGAEADDDRIELLLSEVKGKDITELIAAGREKLASVPCGGGAVAVAVPAAGGGGGAAPAAEAKKEEKVEEKEESDDDMGFSLFD; encoded by the exons ATGAAGGTGATCGCTGCCTACTTGCTTGCCGTCTTGGGAGGGAACGCTAACCCTTCTGCCGATGATTTGAAGGATATTCTCGGATCAG TTGGAGCTGAGGCTGATGATGACAGGATAGAGTTGCTCTTGTCCGAAGTCAAGGGCAAGGATATTACCGAGTTAATTGCAGCTGGAAGGGAGAAGTTGGCTTCAGTCCCTTGTGGCGGTGGTGCTGTCGCCGTTGCTGTTCCTGCTGCTGGTGGCGGCGGTGGTGCTGCACCTGCTGCTGAGGCCAAGAAGGAGGAGAAGGTCGAGGAGAAGGAAGAGTCTGATGAT GATATGGGTTTCAGCCTCTTTGACTAA
- the LOC18590365 gene encoding peptidyl-prolyl cis-trans isomerase CYP71 isoform X1, giving the protein MEEPQNGNANLSTAGEDEEPVIGPGPAPRARPKRPLLFEQAYLDSLPSANMYEKSYMHRDVVTHVAVSSADFFITGSVDGHLKFWKKKAIGIEFAKHFRSHLGPIEGLAVSADGLLCCTISNDRSVKVYDVVNYDMMVMLRLPYVPGAVEWVYKQGDVKAKLAISDRNSSFVHIYDARAGSNEPINSREIHLGPVKVMRYNSVFDSVISADEKGIIEYWSPATLQFPENEVNFRLKSDTNLFEIAKCKTTISSIEVSPDGKQFSITSPDRRIRVFWFRTGKLRRVYDESLEVAQDLQRSDSPMYRLEAIDFGRRMAVEKEMEKTETAPQPNAVFDESSNFLIYATLLGIKMVNLHTNKVARILGKVESNDRFLRIALYQGDRSSKKVRKIPAAAANVNESKEPLTDPTLLCCAFKKHRIYLFSRREPEEPEDATKGRDVFNEKPPADELLAVSDIGKSVTTSLPDNVVLHTTMGDVHMRLYPEECPKTVENFTTHCRNGYYDNLIFHRVIKGFMIQTGDPLGDGTGGQSIWGREFEDEFHKSLRHDRPFTVSMANAGPNTNGSQFFITTVATPWLDNKHTVFGRVIKGMDVVQAIEKVKTDKADRPYQDVKILNVTVPKS; this is encoded by the exons ATGGAAGAACCACAAAACGGCAACGCGAATTTGAGTACAGCCGGGGAGGACGAGGAGCCGGTAATAGGACCCGGACCCGCCCCTCGTGCTCGACCCAAGCGTCCGCTCCTGTTTGAACAAGCATATCTCGATTCCCTTCCTTCAGCTAACAT GTACGAGAAAAGTTATATGCATCGTGACGTGGTTACACATGTCGCTGTATCATCTGCAGATTTTTTCATTACTGGAAGTGTTGATG ggcatttgaaattttggaaGAAAAAGGCTATTGGGATCGAGTTTGCAAAGCATTTTAGATCCCACCTGGGTCCCATTGAAGGTTTAGCG GTTAGTGCAGATGGTTTGCTTTGCTGTACAATTTCCAATGACCGTTCTGTGAAGGTATATGATGTGGTCAACTATGACATGATGGTCATGCTTCGACTACCTTATGTTCCTGGTGCTGTTGAATGGGTCTACAAGCAAGGGGATGTCAAAGCTAAGCTTGCCATTAGTGATAGAAATTCATCATTTGTTCATATATATGATGCACGAGCTGGTTCAAACGAACCTATCAACTCAAGAGAG ATACACCTGGGCCCAGTAAAAGTAATGAGGTACAATTCTGTATTCGACAGTGTAATATCTGCCGATGAGAAGGGAATTATCGAGTATTGGAGCCCTGCCACACTTCAGTTCCCAGAAAACGA GGTcaattttagattaaaaagTGATACTAATCTCTTCGAAATTGCAAAATGCAAGACCACCATTTCTTCCATTGAG GTGAGCCCAGATGGTAAGCAATTTTCTATTACCTCACCTGATCGTAGGATACGAGTCTTTTGGTTCAGAACTGGTAAATTAAGGCGAGTTTATGATGAATCGCTTGAG GTCGCCCAAGATCTTCAAAGAAGTGACTCTCCCATGTATCGGCTGGAAGCTATCGACTTCGGTAGAAGAATGGCTGTTGAAAAGGAAATGGAGAAAACTGAAACTGCACCACAACCCAATGCAGTTTTTGATGAAAGCTCTAATTTCCTCATATATGCTACTCTTCTTGGGATAAAA ATGGTAAATTTACACACCAACAAAGTTGCTCGAATACTTGGGAAGGTGGAGAGCAATGACAGATTCTTGAGAATTGCATTATATCAAGGAGATCGAAGCAGCaagaaagtaagaaaaattccTGCTGCCGCAGCAAATGTCAATGAGAGCAAAGAGCCATTAACTGATCCAACACTCTTGTGTTGTGCTTTCAAGAAACATAGGATCTATTTATTCAG TCGACGAGAACCAGAAGAACCTGAAGATGCAACAAAAGGAAGGGATGTGTTCAATGAAAAGCCCCCAGCTGATGAGCTTCTGGCTGTATCTGACATTGGAAAATCAGTTACAACATCTCTTCCTGACAATGTG GTACTGCACACCACAATGGGTGATGTTCACATGAGACTCTACCCAGAAGAATGTCCAAAAACTGTGGAGAACTTTACAACACACTGTCGGAATGGCTATTATGATAATCTCATCTTTCACCGTGTAATCAAAGGATTCATGATACAAACAGGAGATCCATTGGGAGATGGCACTGGTGGACAGTCTATTTGGGGAAGGGAATTTGAGGATGAGTTTCACAAAAG CTTACGACATGACAGGCCTTTCACTGTGTCGATGGCTAATGCTGGCCCTAATACAAATGGTTCTCAGTTCTTTATAACTACGGTGGCTACTCCGTGGCTGGACAATAAGCATACGGTATTTGGGAGAGTCATTAAGGGAATGGATGTTGTGCAG GCTATTGAGAAAGTGAAGACAGACAAAGCTGACAGGCCATATCAAGATGTAAAAATCTTAAATGTTACTGTCCCAAAATCCTAA
- the LOC18590363 gene encoding 60S acidic ribosomal protein P2B, producing MKVIAAYLLAVLGGNTCPSADDLKDILGSVGAEADDDKIELLLSEVKGKDITELIAAGREKLASVPSGGGAVAVAAPAAGGAAAAPAAEAKKEEKVEEKEESDDDMGFSLFD from the exons ATGAAGGTAATCGCCGCCTACTTGCTCGCCGTCTTGGGAGGGAACACTTGCCCTTCCGCGGATGATTTGAAGGATATTCTCGGATCAG TTGGAGCTGAGGCTGATGATGATAAGATAGAGTTGCTCTTGTCTGAAGTCAAAGGTAAAGATATCACCGAGCTAATTGCAGCTGGAAGGGAGAAGTTGGCTTCAGTTCCTTCTGGTGGTGGTGCTGTTGCCGTTGCTGCTCCTGCAGCTGGTGGTGCTGCTGCTGCACCCGCTGCTGAGGCGAAGAAAGAGGAGAAAGTTGAGGAGAAGGAAGAGTCTGATGAT GATATGGGTTTCAGCCTCTTCGACTAA
- the LOC18590365 gene encoding peptidyl-prolyl cis-trans isomerase CYP71 isoform X3 gives MQVSADGLLCCTISNDRSVKVYDVVNYDMMVMLRLPYVPGAVEWVYKQGDVKAKLAISDRNSSFVHIYDARAGSNEPINSREIHLGPVKVMRYNSVFDSVISADEKGIIEYWSPATLQFPENEVNFRLKSDTNLFEIAKCKTTISSIEVSPDGKQFSITSPDRRIRVFWFRTGKLRRVYDESLEVAQDLQRSDSPMYRLEAIDFGRRMAVEKEMEKTETAPQPNAVFDESSNFLIYATLLGIKMVNLHTNKVARILGKVESNDRFLRIALYQGDRSSKKVRKIPAAAANVNESKEPLTDPTLLCCAFKKHRIYLFSRREPEEPEDATKGRDVFNEKPPADELLAVSDIGKSVTTSLPDNVVLHTTMGDVHMRLYPEECPKTVENFTTHCRNGYYDNLIFHRVIKGFMIQTGDPLGDGTGGQSIWGREFEDEFHKSLRHDRPFTVSMANAGPNTNGSQFFITTVATPWLDNKHTVFGRVIKGMDVVQAIEKVKTDKADRPYQDVKILNVTVPKS, from the exons ATGCAGGTTAGTGCAGATGGTTTGCTTTGCTGTACAATTTCCAATGACCGTTCTGTGAAGGTATATGATGTGGTCAACTATGACATGATGGTCATGCTTCGACTACCTTATGTTCCTGGTGCTGTTGAATGGGTCTACAAGCAAGGGGATGTCAAAGCTAAGCTTGCCATTAGTGATAGAAATTCATCATTTGTTCATATATATGATGCACGAGCTGGTTCAAACGAACCTATCAACTCAAGAGAG ATACACCTGGGCCCAGTAAAAGTAATGAGGTACAATTCTGTATTCGACAGTGTAATATCTGCCGATGAGAAGGGAATTATCGAGTATTGGAGCCCTGCCACACTTCAGTTCCCAGAAAACGA GGTcaattttagattaaaaagTGATACTAATCTCTTCGAAATTGCAAAATGCAAGACCACCATTTCTTCCATTGAG GTGAGCCCAGATGGTAAGCAATTTTCTATTACCTCACCTGATCGTAGGATACGAGTCTTTTGGTTCAGAACTGGTAAATTAAGGCGAGTTTATGATGAATCGCTTGAG GTCGCCCAAGATCTTCAAAGAAGTGACTCTCCCATGTATCGGCTGGAAGCTATCGACTTCGGTAGAAGAATGGCTGTTGAAAAGGAAATGGAGAAAACTGAAACTGCACCACAACCCAATGCAGTTTTTGATGAAAGCTCTAATTTCCTCATATATGCTACTCTTCTTGGGATAAAA ATGGTAAATTTACACACCAACAAAGTTGCTCGAATACTTGGGAAGGTGGAGAGCAATGACAGATTCTTGAGAATTGCATTATATCAAGGAGATCGAAGCAGCaagaaagtaagaaaaattccTGCTGCCGCAGCAAATGTCAATGAGAGCAAAGAGCCATTAACTGATCCAACACTCTTGTGTTGTGCTTTCAAGAAACATAGGATCTATTTATTCAG TCGACGAGAACCAGAAGAACCTGAAGATGCAACAAAAGGAAGGGATGTGTTCAATGAAAAGCCCCCAGCTGATGAGCTTCTGGCTGTATCTGACATTGGAAAATCAGTTACAACATCTCTTCCTGACAATGTG GTACTGCACACCACAATGGGTGATGTTCACATGAGACTCTACCCAGAAGAATGTCCAAAAACTGTGGAGAACTTTACAACACACTGTCGGAATGGCTATTATGATAATCTCATCTTTCACCGTGTAATCAAAGGATTCATGATACAAACAGGAGATCCATTGGGAGATGGCACTGGTGGACAGTCTATTTGGGGAAGGGAATTTGAGGATGAGTTTCACAAAAG CTTACGACATGACAGGCCTTTCACTGTGTCGATGGCTAATGCTGGCCCTAATACAAATGGTTCTCAGTTCTTTATAACTACGGTGGCTACTCCGTGGCTGGACAATAAGCATACGGTATTTGGGAGAGTCATTAAGGGAATGGATGTTGTGCAG GCTATTGAGAAAGTGAAGACAGACAAAGCTGACAGGCCATATCAAGATGTAAAAATCTTAAATGTTACTGTCCCAAAATCCTAA
- the LOC18590364 gene encoding histidine-containing phosphotransfer protein 1, whose translation MVGTTLSQELKNYIQSMHDQGVLDHHFDHVKALQNEENPQFVMEVISMFCQDAEIGVAEITRFLNAPVVDFAKVINFVHQLKGSSSSIGGQRMALACRELRQASENRDKERCLEIFERMKQEYNTLRGCLNAISQMERTILENETRRRNP comes from the exons atggtGGGGACTACTCTTTCCCAAGAGCTCAAAAACTACATCCAGTCCATGCATGATCAG GGCGTGCTTGATCATCACTTCGACCATGTGAAGGCGTTGCAGAACGAAGAAAATCCTCAGTTTGTTATGGAAGTGATCTCCATGTTCTGCCAGGATGCTGAGATTGGGGTTGCCGAAATCACCAGATTTCT GAATGCACCCGTTGTGGACTTTGCCAAGGTGATCAACTTTGTTCACCAGCTCAAAGGCAGCAGCTCAAG TATCGGCGGTCAGAGGATGGCCCTCGCTTGTCGCGAGCTTCGACAAGCTAGTGAAAACAGGGACAAGGAGAG GTGCCTTGAAATCTTTGAGAGGATGAAACAGGAGTACAATACTCTGCGGGGATGCCTCAATGCCATATCCCAG ATGGAGAGAACCATCCTCGAGAATGAGACCAGACGCCGAAACCCATAG
- the LOC18590365 gene encoding peptidyl-prolyl cis-trans isomerase CYP71 isoform X2 has translation MEEPQNGNANLSTAGEDEEPVIGPGPAPRARPKRPLLFEQAYLDSLPSANMYEKSYMHRDVVTHVAVSSADFFITGSVDGHLKFWKKKAIGIEFAKHFRSHLGPIEGLAVSADGLLCCTISNDRSVKVYDVVNYDMMVMLRLPYVPGAVEWVYKQGDVKAKLAISDRNSSFVHIYDARAGSNEPINSREIHLGPVKVMRYNSVFDSVISADEKGIIEYWSPATLQFPENEVNFRLKSDTNLFEIAKCKTTISSIEVSPDGKQFSITSPDRRIRVFWFRTGKLRRVYDESLEVAQDLQRSDSPMYRLEAIDFGRRMAVEKEMEKTETAPQPNAVFDESSNFLIYATLLGIKMVNLHTNKVARILGKVESNDRFLRIALYQGDRSSKKVRKIPAAAANVNESKEPLTDPTLLCCAFKKHRIYLFSRREPEEPEDATKGRDVFNEKPPADELLAVSDIGKSVTTSLPDNVVLHTTMGDVHMRLYPEECPKTVENFTTHCRNGYYDNLIFHRVIKGFMIQTGDPLGDGTGGQSIWGREFEDEFHKSLRHDRPFTVSMANAGPNTNGSQFFITTVATPWLDNKHTVFGRVIKGMDVVQVHQAYT, from the exons ATGGAAGAACCACAAAACGGCAACGCGAATTTGAGTACAGCCGGGGAGGACGAGGAGCCGGTAATAGGACCCGGACCCGCCCCTCGTGCTCGACCCAAGCGTCCGCTCCTGTTTGAACAAGCATATCTCGATTCCCTTCCTTCAGCTAACAT GTACGAGAAAAGTTATATGCATCGTGACGTGGTTACACATGTCGCTGTATCATCTGCAGATTTTTTCATTACTGGAAGTGTTGATG ggcatttgaaattttggaaGAAAAAGGCTATTGGGATCGAGTTTGCAAAGCATTTTAGATCCCACCTGGGTCCCATTGAAGGTTTAGCG GTTAGTGCAGATGGTTTGCTTTGCTGTACAATTTCCAATGACCGTTCTGTGAAGGTATATGATGTGGTCAACTATGACATGATGGTCATGCTTCGACTACCTTATGTTCCTGGTGCTGTTGAATGGGTCTACAAGCAAGGGGATGTCAAAGCTAAGCTTGCCATTAGTGATAGAAATTCATCATTTGTTCATATATATGATGCACGAGCTGGTTCAAACGAACCTATCAACTCAAGAGAG ATACACCTGGGCCCAGTAAAAGTAATGAGGTACAATTCTGTATTCGACAGTGTAATATCTGCCGATGAGAAGGGAATTATCGAGTATTGGAGCCCTGCCACACTTCAGTTCCCAGAAAACGA GGTcaattttagattaaaaagTGATACTAATCTCTTCGAAATTGCAAAATGCAAGACCACCATTTCTTCCATTGAG GTGAGCCCAGATGGTAAGCAATTTTCTATTACCTCACCTGATCGTAGGATACGAGTCTTTTGGTTCAGAACTGGTAAATTAAGGCGAGTTTATGATGAATCGCTTGAG GTCGCCCAAGATCTTCAAAGAAGTGACTCTCCCATGTATCGGCTGGAAGCTATCGACTTCGGTAGAAGAATGGCTGTTGAAAAGGAAATGGAGAAAACTGAAACTGCACCACAACCCAATGCAGTTTTTGATGAAAGCTCTAATTTCCTCATATATGCTACTCTTCTTGGGATAAAA ATGGTAAATTTACACACCAACAAAGTTGCTCGAATACTTGGGAAGGTGGAGAGCAATGACAGATTCTTGAGAATTGCATTATATCAAGGAGATCGAAGCAGCaagaaagtaagaaaaattccTGCTGCCGCAGCAAATGTCAATGAGAGCAAAGAGCCATTAACTGATCCAACACTCTTGTGTTGTGCTTTCAAGAAACATAGGATCTATTTATTCAG TCGACGAGAACCAGAAGAACCTGAAGATGCAACAAAAGGAAGGGATGTGTTCAATGAAAAGCCCCCAGCTGATGAGCTTCTGGCTGTATCTGACATTGGAAAATCAGTTACAACATCTCTTCCTGACAATGTG GTACTGCACACCACAATGGGTGATGTTCACATGAGACTCTACCCAGAAGAATGTCCAAAAACTGTGGAGAACTTTACAACACACTGTCGGAATGGCTATTATGATAATCTCATCTTTCACCGTGTAATCAAAGGATTCATGATACAAACAGGAGATCCATTGGGAGATGGCACTGGTGGACAGTCTATTTGGGGAAGGGAATTTGAGGATGAGTTTCACAAAAG CTTACGACATGACAGGCCTTTCACTGTGTCGATGGCTAATGCTGGCCCTAATACAAATGGTTCTCAGTTCTTTATAACTACGGTGGCTACTCCGTGGCTGGACAATAAGCATACGGTATTTGGGAGAGTCATTAAGGGAATGGATGTTGTGCAG GTTCATCAGGCTTACACATGA
- the LOC18590366 gene encoding serine/threonine-protein kinase D6PKL2: MEPWLDDLADDLQSLSFTSTSTTTINRSTSSGSASNSGSSSLAPSAHGSFSSKPLRSGSLSLADLRFALRLGSGDIGSVYLAELKSPPPPPDTNATNTNKNNGNNNNNNINNNKSEVVFAAKVMDKKELASRSKEGRARTEREILELLDHPFLPSLYAAIDSPKWLCLLTEFCPGGDLHVLRQRQPLKRFPESAVRFYASEVLVALEYLHMLGIVYRDLKPENVLVRSDGHIMLTDFDLSLKCDDSTPTPQIISGQKPPVPAPQSDYPIDHPPFTSSSCIIPNCIVPAVSCFHPKRKRKKKTGHRGGPEFVAEPIDVRSMSFVGTHEYLAPEIVSGEGHGSPVDWWTLGIFMYELFYGVTPFKGVDHELTLANIVARALEFPKEPIVPAAAKDLISQLLVKDPARRLGSTMGASAIKHHPFFQGVNWALLRCTHPPYVPPPFSREVVSDESCPETPVDYY; this comes from the exons ATGGAGCCGTGGCTAGACGACTTGGCCGACGATCTCCAAAGCCTAAGCTTCACCTCCACTTCCACCACAACTATAAACCGCAGCACCAGCTCTGGCTCCGCCTCAAACTCCGGCTCTTCCTCTCTCGCTCCCTCAGCTCACGGGTCCTTTTCTTCCAAACCCCTCCGCTCCGGCTCTCTCTCCCTCGCCGACCTACGCTTTGCCCTCCGCCTCGGCTCCGGCGACATCGGTTCCGTCTACTTAGCCGAACTCAAATCGCCACCTCCACCTCCAGACACCAATGCCACCAACACAAACAAAAACAAcggcaacaacaacaacaacaacatcaacaacaacaaaagcGAAGTCGTTTTTGCGGCGAAAGTGATGGACAAGAAAGAGCTAGCGTCCAGGAGTAAAGAAGGGAGAGCCAGGACTGAGAGGGAAATACTCGAATTACTTGACCATCCTTTTTTACCCTCGCTTTACGCCGCTATTGATTCTCCTAAATGGCTCTGTTTATTGACGGAGTTTTGTCCAGGTGGCGATCTGCACGTCCTCCGTCAACGTCAACCTCTAAAACGTTTCCCTGAATCCGCCGTCAG GTTCTACGCATCAGAGGTGTTGGTAGCTCTAGAGTACCTTCATATGTTGGGGATTGTTTACCGTGATCTAAAGCCTGAAAACGTGCTTGTTCGATCAGACGGTCATATTATGCTGACGGATTTTGACCTCTCGTTAAAATGCGATGATTCCACACCAACACCCCAGATTATTTCTGGCCAGAAACCACCAGTTCCAGCTCCGCAAAGCGACTATCCTATTGACCATCCTCCTTTCACATCCTCTTCATGCATTATCCCAAATTGTATAGTACCTGCTGTGTCATGTTTCCACCCAAAACGCAAACGCAAAAAGAAGACTGGCCACCGCGGTGGACCTGAGTTTGTGGCCGAGCCCATTGATGTCCGGTCCATGTCTTTCGTCGGGACCCACGAGTACTTGGCACCGGAAATTGTGTCCGGTGAGGGCCATGGCAGCCCTGTGGATTGGTGGACACTGGGGATCTTtatgtatgaactgttttaTGGGGTAACACCATTTAAGGGTGTGGACCATGAGTTAACCTTAGCTAACATTGTGGCTCGAGCCCTTGAGTTCCCTAAGGAACCCATAGTGCCTGCGGCGGCTAAGGATCTAATTTCCCAGCTACTGGTCAAGGATCCTGCAAGGCGGTTAGGGTCCACGATGGGTGCATCAGCCATCAAGCACCACCCATTTTTCCAAGGGGTGAACTGGGCATTGCTAAGATGCACTCACCCACCATATGTACCACCACCATTTAGTAGAGAAGTTGTATCAGACGAAAGCTGTCCAGAGACCCCAGTGGACTATTATTAG